The genomic DNA CAGCAGGGTACTACCCACCCCCAGGCCCTCACCCCAACATGGGCTACTACCCTGCCCCAGGCCCCTACCCCTCTCCTGGTGGCCACACAGCCACAGTGCTCGTCCCACCGGGAGCTGCCACCACAGTCACAGTGCTGCAGGGGGAGATCTTCCAGGGTGCCCCTGTGCAGACGGTGTGTCCCCACTGCCAGCAAGCCATCACCACCAAGATCTCCTACGAGATTGGGCTCATGAGCTTCCTCCTTGGCTTCTTCTGCTGCTTCGTGGGGTAGGTGctgcaagcagagctggagacGTGGTGGGTGCTCAGCCTGGTCCTGGTAGCCCCAGTGCTGGTGGCCTTGGCTGGGCATGGTGGGGTCCTTGGCACAGAGAtggcactggagcagcagaggggttCCTGGGGTGACAGCCCCTACAATTACTCACATCTCTTGCCCATGGCCCAGAATGATCCCTGTGCTcaggggctgccccagctcagcatctctgcctctccctgtgctctAGGTGtgatctctgctgctgcctgatcCCCTGCCTGTTCGATGACTTCAAGGACGTGACACACACGTGTCCCAACTGCAAGGCCTATATCTACACGTACAAGCGCATGTGCTAACGGCACCCTGGAGCCACTGCAATGCCACCGGCGCTGTCCCGCTGCCGTCCGTCTCCGCGTGTGCATCACTCCTCGCTTCCCCCGCCGGTGGTGTGTATGTGTTATCCCCGGCTCCCTCCCGCGCAGAGCTGCCACCAcctgcccccagctctgctcctcactgGGAATAGTTGGATTGGTGACACTGGTGCACAGGGGAGGTGGGCCCAGGCCCCGGACGCTGTGTGGGGGATGCCCTGCAGTGCGCAGGAGTGGGGGGCATCACTCTGCACCCCATTATGCTCTGGGGTGTGAGCGAGGCCCCTCTCACCTGGAGCAACCCTGGGAAGGGTaacagctgctggaggtgcCCACCCCAGTCCCACAGTGCAGGGGGTGCCCGGCTGCAGGATGAGCCCAGGAGGGGAACCCAAGGAGCCCATGGTGTCCTCAGGGGATGCAGCACAGCCTTTGTGGCACTTTTAGGAAGGGGCTCAGTGGCAAGAGACAGAGGGCAGTGCCACACACCAGGTTTCAGTGTGGTTCAcagccccctccagccctgTGGCAAAGCCCCTTCCCgagaagaggcagagctgcctctgagcaCAGAGAGGGGCCCGGCCGCAGCACTGCACCCTGATCAGCACCTCCGTCCTGCCCGGTGGCCACTCCAGCTGCATGcgcctcctcccagccccaccacgGCTCtgggggcagggacagccccaaGCAGCCCTCGCCCCCACTGGCAACCTGAGCGCCAAAACTGCACCCGGCATGTCCTGGCTGCCCGGCACGTAGAGTAGAGGAGTTTGTTACCAGGCCGCAGCTCTGGAGCCACATCCTGGGCCCGGCAGGGTCTGTAGGGTCCTCCTTGCATGTGAGTGTAGGGGGTATTTTTAGCTCACTCATTTGGGGCAGAAGGAAGGGGCAAGCAGGCAGCgacaggagctgccagcagcactcccaCAGCAGGGGCAAGAGGACCTGGGAGCCAAGTTCAGCCTCTCAGGactgctcctccctcccctgcccctgcagctcccagagcgCAGTGGGGGGGGGTCTCTCAGTACACAGGtctgcaaacacagcctggcctgcacaggcagctgctgtttgctcagGGGTGGAACTGTGGCACTAGTCTGtgtttttatgtaaataaataacagaCCCTGTACTCGTGTACATCTTTTCTTTGCTCCTGCTCAAAATTCACAGCAGATGTGCCTGCAGGGGAGCTGAGGGCAGGGTGGGGGTACAGCAGTAACAACCAtaggaggaagagcagcagcttccctaccCAACCAGGAACCCCCTCAACACAGGTAAGCCCCAAACCCTGTGTCCTCTGAGCAGGGCAATGGGCATCCACACAAGGAAACCCCAGGGGCTACAGCAGGGACCGTGGGGTGCTAGGGCAGGACTTCCTCAGGGACTGCATGAGTCAGAGACAAGTGAAACAGTGTGGGACTCTGCACTCCTCCCATTAGCCCCCTCCCCATTCTCACAGTGATACGCTTTTGGCTTCCCCCAGCTACAGCATTGCAACTTTTTATTCCAGTCAAGGAAAAATAACCAACAACCAACCCTCAACCCCAAAGTTGCACAATATACATCTGTCACCTCCATACCCGACCATGgtcctgcccccagccccagggagctcCCTCCAACCGGAGTCAGACAGTTCCTAGGACATCCCTCCACACAGGACACTCCTTTGAGATAACAGCCCCATGGCACAGCCTCAGCTCTCAGGGTAGGAAGGCAAGTGCTCGTCGCTTGAAATGCTGATGACATTCTGCAGTTGCAACCCAGGGTGGGAAACTCCCTCCAGACActgctccagggatggagatgaAAAGCCAAGCATGTGAAGCCTTTgccaggacaggacaggacatcTCTAGCCTTAAaagctgccccagcctgggcagggcagtGATGCAGTGGAATCTCCTCACCCCCTCGCACCAGCCAGTCCTGTGCACTAGTCAGCTAAAGACGTTGTGTTACAGCGGTGTGTGAGGAGGCTTGGACAATCCCGCAGGATTCCTGTTTATTTCCTTACTCCCACTCTGCAGCCAACTCACCACCAGCAAGAGAAAGGTCTGAAAACAGGCAGGGCACATCTCTCCCCTTGCCCCCGAGCAGAGCCACACTGTTCCTGTCACAGGATGtaccaggctgcagctcctgctgccacgGCCACGcaggctgccagcaccagctgcaccaggggctgcctggCCAGGCCCACAGCAGCATGGAAGGGGCAGCCAGGGCCTGCCGTGCCTGCAGGACACAGAAAGTACTGTTAGCACTGCCCGTCCTGTGCCACACGCCCATGGCAGCTCTCTCGTTGCCACCACCTACCCAGTTTGTCTGCATAGTAAGGGCATTTGCGGATGTCTCCTTTTCCGTCATGGACTGGAAAGCCTCCATCTTGGGCTTCTTCTGCCAGCGACCTGCCAATCTTGTCCAGCTCATCAAACACCTGCAAGGGGTAACAGTGAGCATGTGAAGCAGGCAGAGCTAGGCAGCTCTCAGCCAGACCCCTGGAATCATCTGGAGAACAAGCAAGCACcactcctccttccctgtccccagaCACCTTTCAGGGCATCCACTGCAAACCTGTGGTGACACCTGACACACACTGCAACTCCAGGAAGGCACAGCCCATCCCAAGAGCATCCAGTCAGGAGTGAGGCAGCACCACCCTGCTGCTCACTTCCCAGCCTGCTGTGGGTGGGAGTGTGAGGCAACAggctctcccctccctgctgcagaccCTTGGAggatcccagctcctgcagtggtCAGGCAGCCGCTCTCACTGCCATGGGATTCCATAAGGATCCTGACAAAGGAGCCAACCACACCTCACCATGTTTCTGGCCAGTTTAAATCACACTGACCTGCTACAAGCACAAGATTAAAACTTCCATCCAGTAGCTAAATCTGTGTTCATTCCCTGGggcaagcagcagctcagtcaGGTTTGATGAGAGGCAAATGCTATGGGAGGAACAGGAGGCTCCAGACATTTCTGACCACAGAGCAACAAGTCAGACCTGAGACAGGAGATGAATTGTCACCAGGGTGATGCAACACACTCAAAGTTTGAGGCTGTCTTGGCCCAagagctctgctcccctccctgcttcGCAGCCACACAGCCCATGGGAATCTTGAAGTCATACTAATTTTGCCTTAATCAAAGGGCTTGGCTGTGGTGTTGGAGAATGGGAGGAATTCCTGCctgacagcagctccagaagCTAGTGAAAGAGCTAGTTCAACTAGAATCCCAACTCCTCAAGGAGGGGCTGTGGTGGTCTCAGCCCCAGACCACTGCCTGGGTGAGTGGTATGCCTGAATTAACCTGGGCCAGACCTAAAAAGCTGCAGCACCTACACATACAGGAGTTCAAGGGATTTGTTTAGTACCTGCATGTTAAATCTGAAGGCTTTGTTGGCCTCTTCCACGATCCTTTCCTTGGTGTTCTTGTCGAAGTCCAGAGCATTCATTCTTGCCCTATAAAGCTGCTTGAACTTCTGTGCATTGGAAATGTTGTCAAACACGTAGAATTGGATCCCTTCCTCAGTACTGGGCAACTTCAGGGCCCTCTGGGCTACCTTCTTCAGCACCTGGCCACCTGAGAGGTCCCCCATGTAGCGTGTGTAAGCATGAGCCACCAGAAGCTCTGGCTCGTGTTGTCCCACATGATGGATTCTGTCCACATACTGCTGAGTTGCCTCTGAACACTGgatcttttctttccagtcttcTCCATAGAAATATTTGAGGTCTTTGGCCAACGCTTCTCTCCGGTGAAGCTCTACGGGGAAATACAGAGGAGCAAAGACTGGGTTGTTCTTGTTGCGATCCATCTCCTCTTCCAGAGCAGAGTAGGTGAAGTGCAGGGCCACGGTGGCCAGCTATGGACAGAGCACAGCTCATGTGAGAAGCTGGTCACTAGATGGGCACAGCTCATCTCATGACTACTCCTGCATGGAATTGGGGTAAACAAGAGGAAACCCCCAGGCCCGGCACAAAaccagcaggcactgctggaagGAGCAAAGGCTCTGCTCTATCTACCGCCCTAACacccccagggctgtggggctcTGCCTTGAGTCTGCATCAGTCACTGGGTACATCAAAGAGATGGGGAGCAGAGCAACACTCACCTTGAAGAGCTCCTTCTTGATCCGCCCCTTCAGGAAGTCCTTGACAAACTGAGTGTTCTCCGCACGGTCGTGCGATTCCTTTGTCCcctccttcagcagctctgaaaggtCCATGGGGCTGCAGGCAAACAGGAGAGCTCCTTTCACCCCGCTGCCACACACAGCAATGAGTTTATCCCTGCTGTGTTTGGAGGGATCTCCCACTCTCTACCATCCCAGTTCAGAGAATATAAAAGCTGGGACCCTCAGGCCACCCCACAGGTTGACCTGGCACCTGgctggaggaagcagcaggTTGGCAGCAGCCCATGTGCCAACCATACTCGCCACTCCAAGCAGGCTGGGGCTTACCAGGGGCTCTGGCCCAGGATGCTGAAGCAACTGCCAAGGACCCTCTGATCCCTGCACCATGACTTCTGCTTCTCATCCATGTAGCCCAACAACACTACACAAGCATATGGGGAGCGACTATCAGGGCAGGCTCAAGGGCATGGGGGCCTTGGTGgcatctgctgctggagaagaaagaaggctCAGGTGGGAGCAAATGCATGCACAGGCAGGTCCCCAGCTTTCCCAACTTGGATATCAACTGCTGGAGAAGAGATAAGAGCTGAATGGCAAAACAGGGCAAGAACACCCTTAAAAAGTTCCTTTCTCCCGAATTACACTGGTTTTGCAAGTTTCCACAAGGTgtcttgttttaaaaaggacccaaaacattaaaatctgtgattttaGACTACAGGTACTGCACCTACCTggacacagaatcacagaaagaactagtttggaaaagacctttgaaatcatcaagtccaacctatgacctaacacctcCTCATCAATTAAAccatggcacttagtgccacatccagtctttttttaaacacatccagggacagtgactccaccaaCTCCCTGGGCAGAAaattccagtgcccaatcactGTTTCAGGGAAGAAGTTTTCCTGATGTCTAACCTAAACttctcctggtgcagcttaagactgcCTTATCCTCTCGTTCTGTTagtggttgcctgggagaagagaccaacccccacctggctacaaccaGGTACAGTATCAGGACACTGGTACA from Corvus cornix cornix isolate S_Up_H32 chromosome 14, ASM73873v5, whole genome shotgun sequence includes the following:
- the CDIP1 gene encoding cell death-inducing p53-target protein 1 gives rise to the protein MSNDPPPPYPGGPSAPLIEEKHGPPSAPEGVTPVVGQPQGVPIPPPEFGPPPYEPPSQPGFVPPHMPTDGSGPYVPPAGYYPPPGPHPNMGYYPAPGPYPSPGGHTATVLVPPGAATTVTVLQGEIFQGAPVQTVCPHCQQAITTKISYEIGLMSFLLGFFCCFVGCDLCCCLIPCLFDDFKDVTHTCPNCKAYIYTYKRMC
- the HMOX2 gene encoding heme oxygenase 2; translation: MPSAVESPEGGEEDILRYEEIEGDPVSPMDLSELLKEGTKESHDRAENTQFVKDFLKGRIKKELFKLATVALHFTYSALEEEMDRNKNNPVFAPLYFPVELHRREALAKDLKYFYGEDWKEKIQCSEATQQYVDRIHHVGQHEPELLVAHAYTRYMGDLSGGQVLKKVAQRALKLPSTEEGIQFYVFDNISNAQKFKQLYRARMNALDFDKNTKERIVEEANKAFRFNMQVFDELDKIGRSLAEEAQDGGFPVHDGKGDIRKCPYYADKLGTAGPGCPFHAAVGLARQPLVQLVLAACVAVAAGAAAWYIL